Proteins from a single region of Puntigrus tetrazona isolate hp1 unplaced genomic scaffold, ASM1883169v1 S000000175, whole genome shotgun sequence:
- the LOC122333066 gene encoding LOW QUALITY PROTEIN: uncharacterized protein DDB_G0271670-like (The sequence of the model RefSeq protein was modified relative to this genomic sequence to represent the inferred CDS: substituted 1 base at 1 genomic stop codon) yields MHHNNRPDSAASSSSSSSSSSSPXSSSPPSPSSSSSISSISSSPSSPSSSPPSPPSSSSSSSSPSSSSISSSPLSPSSSSPSPPSSPSSSPPSSPSSSSISSSPSSPLSPSSSSPSSPSSSPPSPPSSSSSSSSPSSSSISSTPSSPSSPSSSPPSPPSSSSSSSSSSSSSSSLSPSPPSSSSLSSSSPSPPSSSSLLTSPSSSSSSSSPSSPSSSSPSSPSSSSPSLSSSSSSSSPSSSSSSPPSSSSPSSASPSSSSSSSPPSSSSPSSASSSSSSSSSPPSPSSPSSASSSSSSSSSPPSPSSPSSASSSSSSSSSPPSSSSPSSWGSW; encoded by the exons atgc ATCACAACAACAGACCAGATTCAGCagcttcatcatcttcatcatcatcatcatcatcatcaccttaGTCATCTTCACCACCTTcaccatcttcatcatcttcaatATCTTCAATATCTTCATCACCTTCATCACCTTCATCTTCACCACCTTCACCACCTTCATCATCTTCGTCATCTTCGTCACCTTCATCATCTTCAATATCTTCATCACCTTTGTCaccttcatcttcatcacctTCACCACCTTCATCACCTTCATCTTCACCACCTTCATCACCTTCATCATCTTCAATATCTTCATCACCTTCATCACCTTTGTCaccttcatcttcatcacctTCATCACCTTCATCTTCACCACCTTCACCACCTTCATCATCTTCGTCATCTTCATCACCTTCATCATCTTCAATATCTTCAACACCTTCATCACCTTCATCACCTTCATCTTCACCACCTTCACCACCTTCATCATCttcgtcatcttcatcatcttcgtcatcttcatcatctttgTCACCTTCAccaccttcatcatcatctttgtCATCTTCGTCACCTTCACCACCTTCGTCGTCTTCATTACTTACCTcaccttcatcatcttcatcatcttcatcaccttCGTCACCTTCGTCTTCATCACCTTCGTCACCGTCATCTTCATCACCTTCAttgtcttcatcatcttcatcatcatcaccatcatcttcatcctcatcacctccgtcatcttcatcaccttcatcagcttcaccatcatcatcttcatcctcatcacctccgtcatcttcatcaccttcatcagcttcatcatcatcatcttcatcctcatcaCCTCCGTCCCCTTCATCACCTTCATcagcttcatcatcatcatcttcatcctcatcaCCTCCGTCCCCTTCATCACCTTCATcagcttcatcatcatcatcttcatcctcatcaCCTCCGTCATCTTCATCACCTTCATCATGGGGAAGCTGGTGA